A genomic region of Synechococcus sp. NOUM97013 contains the following coding sequences:
- the lipB gene encoding lipoyl(octanoyl) transferase LipB, producing the protein MPGPIGKLVTPPDSANESSAFLFQPQQLVPFAQAWQEQRCWQEGLLAEPAAAGGAEAVWLLQHSSCYTLGRGASEAHLRFDPLQPPAPLHRIDRGGEVTHHAPGQLVAYPVLDLRRHQPDLHWYLRQLEQVVLDVLQALDLHGERIDGLTGVWLDQRKVAAIGVGCRRWITQHGLALNVTCDLAGFEAVVPCGLTDRKVGRLSDWVPGLSLEEVRPLLRDALAHRFGLRWQSVIEGMAIAEASSR; encoded by the coding sequence ATGCCTGGTCCTATCGGCAAGCTAGTGACGCCGCCTGATTCCGCAAATGAGTCTTCGGCATTTCTTTTTCAGCCGCAGCAACTCGTTCCCTTTGCGCAGGCCTGGCAGGAGCAACGGTGCTGGCAGGAAGGCCTGCTGGCAGAGCCCGCTGCCGCAGGTGGTGCTGAAGCCGTCTGGTTGCTGCAACATTCCAGTTGCTACACGCTCGGCCGTGGTGCCAGTGAAGCCCATCTTCGTTTTGATCCGCTTCAGCCTCCGGCACCGCTGCACCGCATTGACCGTGGCGGCGAAGTGACCCATCACGCCCCTGGTCAGTTGGTGGCTTACCCGGTGCTGGATCTCCGTCGTCATCAACCCGACCTGCATTGGTATCTGCGCCAGCTCGAGCAGGTGGTGCTGGATGTGTTGCAAGCCCTTGATCTCCATGGTGAGCGGATCGATGGGCTCACGGGGGTCTGGCTGGATCAGCGCAAAGTGGCGGCGATCGGGGTCGGCTGTCGTCGCTGGATCACCCAGCACGGATTGGCTCTCAATGTGACCTGCGATCTGGCGGGGTTTGAGGCCGTGGTGCCTTGCGGCCTGACGGATCGGAAGGTTGGCCGTCTCAGCGATTGGGTCCCTGGACTGTCCTTGGAGGAAGTGCGCCCTCTGCTCCGTGATGCTCTGGCTCACCGATTCGGGCTCCGTTGGCAGTCGGTGATTGAGGGGATGGCGATTGCCGAAGCCTCGTCAAGGTGA
- a CDS encoding DNA repair protein RecO, which yields MSGDRRLQGLALKVGPLGEHDRLLTLLSDEAGVVRLAVPGARRPKSSLAAAIPLTLLDLQVVGRRGLQRVRQLQVRHNFSGVGQHLETLAAAQALAELSIALVSDDNPIQGLLETVLIHLERLEALSRSSNPDPDLSLAMVVQAGVHLLALGGYGLPLQVCCQSGAELIPPIGEWEWRCSLLPEEGLALGSLPGARLQLNPSELALLQRLPRADLPKRPNGELMGPRPVWLKLLALIDCWCRVHLPRPVRSLKMVSDSLPAP from the coding sequence ATGAGCGGCGACAGACGCCTTCAGGGCCTGGCCCTCAAGGTAGGGCCACTGGGTGAGCACGACAGGCTGCTGACCCTGCTGAGCGATGAGGCCGGGGTGGTGCGGCTGGCCGTGCCTGGCGCTCGCCGCCCCAAAAGCAGCCTTGCTGCCGCCATTCCCCTCACTCTCCTGGATCTGCAGGTCGTGGGTCGCCGCGGCCTCCAACGCGTACGGCAGCTGCAGGTGCGTCACAACTTCAGCGGCGTCGGGCAGCATCTGGAGACCCTGGCGGCCGCCCAAGCCCTGGCGGAACTCTCAATTGCTCTGGTGAGTGATGACAACCCCATCCAGGGCCTGCTGGAGACGGTGCTGATTCACCTGGAAAGACTGGAGGCCCTGAGCCGCTCATCGAACCCGGATCCCGACCTCAGCCTCGCGATGGTGGTTCAGGCCGGCGTGCACTTGCTGGCGCTTGGCGGCTACGGCCTGCCGCTGCAGGTCTGCTGCCAAAGCGGTGCTGAACTGATTCCACCGATCGGTGAGTGGGAGTGGCGCTGCAGCCTGCTACCCGAAGAGGGTCTCGCACTCGGAAGTCTTCCCGGCGCCAGGCTGCAACTCAACCCCTCCGAACTTGCACTGCTGCAACGGCTGCCCCGAGCGGATCTTCCCAAGCGTCCCAATGGTGAACTGATGGGACCGCGGCCGGTGTGGCTCAAGCTGCTGGCCTTGATCGATTGCTGGTGCCGGGTTCATCTGCCCCGCCCTGTGCGCTCGCTGAAAATGGTCAGCGACAGCCTGCCTGCGCCGTAA
- a CDS encoding MFS transporter, protein MSGSSLNSPEPALPTGGNPEGPRGLQTVVRFDGFRRLWIGQIFSQLADKFYIVLMVYLIAQYWVTNTPQDNGALAEIASAIRMDFETRAQRITLLATGVYVANTIPAMVLGSVAGVWVDRWPKRRVMVASNGLRALLVVFTPFFLLPGPHWLGLSWGYWALLVMTFLESVLTQFFAPAEQAAIPMLVPKEHLLAANSLYQATSMGATIVGFALGEPILRGLDSLFQAIGLKGGEFLLLPFCYGMAAISLSTIRMREQPRTHNGESVWKEIVAGLQVLRERASVRTAMVHLVLLYSLLAALYVLAISLASAIQGLGPTGFGSLLAMSGLGMAIGAVVVAQMGHGFSRRRLAATGLGAITWSLVLLGQLRGNLTYTLGLCALLGAGAALVAIPAQTTIQEDTPESQRGRVFGLQNNLINIALSLPLVLAGALVSSVGLLPVLWILAGLALVAALIERPWQRC, encoded by the coding sequence GTGAGCGGATCTTCCCTGAACAGTCCGGAGCCCGCGCTCCCGACCGGTGGAAACCCGGAAGGCCCTCGAGGCCTGCAGACGGTGGTGCGCTTCGACGGCTTCCGCCGTCTCTGGATCGGCCAGATCTTTTCGCAGCTGGCCGACAAGTTCTACATCGTTCTGATGGTGTATCTGATCGCCCAGTACTGGGTGACCAACACACCGCAGGACAATGGAGCCCTGGCGGAAATCGCATCAGCGATCCGCATGGACTTTGAAACCCGTGCGCAACGGATCACCCTGCTGGCGACAGGGGTTTATGTCGCCAACACAATCCCAGCAATGGTGTTGGGTTCAGTGGCGGGAGTTTGGGTCGACCGCTGGCCCAAACGGCGGGTGATGGTCGCTTCGAACGGGTTGCGGGCCCTGCTTGTGGTGTTCACCCCGTTTTTCCTGCTGCCAGGACCCCATTGGCTCGGCCTCAGCTGGGGGTACTGGGCCCTTCTGGTGATGACCTTTCTGGAATCGGTGCTCACCCAGTTCTTCGCACCGGCCGAACAGGCCGCCATCCCGATGCTGGTGCCCAAGGAACATCTGCTGGCAGCCAATTCGCTCTACCAGGCCACCAGCATGGGAGCGACGATCGTTGGTTTTGCCCTGGGAGAGCCGATCCTGCGGGGATTGGACAGTCTCTTTCAGGCAATTGGCCTCAAGGGTGGTGAATTTCTGCTTCTGCCATTTTGCTACGGCATGGCGGCCATCTCATTGAGCACGATCCGGATGCGCGAACAGCCCCGGACCCATAACGGCGAGTCGGTCTGGAAAGAAATCGTGGCAGGGCTTCAGGTGCTGCGTGAGCGCGCCTCAGTGCGGACGGCCATGGTGCATCTGGTGCTGCTTTACAGCCTGCTGGCAGCTCTCTACGTGCTGGCCATCAGCTTGGCGTCGGCCATTCAGGGTCTTGGCCCCACCGGCTTCGGAAGCCTGCTGGCGATGAGCGGGCTGGGAATGGCCATCGGGGCCGTCGTGGTGGCGCAGATGGGCCATGGATTCAGCCGCCGCCGACTGGCAGCCACCGGACTGGGGGCGATCACCTGGAGCCTGGTGCTGCTCGGGCAATTGCGCGGCAACCTCACCTACACCCTGGGGCTATGCGCGCTGCTCGGGGCCGGTGCCGCGCTGGTGGCCATCCCCGCGCAGACCACAATTCAGGAGGACACGCCTGAATCGCAGCGCGGGCGCGTGTTCGGGCTGCAGAACAATTTGATCAACATTGCCCTCAGCCTCCCCCTTGTGCTGGCAGGCGCTCTAGTGAGCAGTGTGGGGCTGCTGCCGGTGCTGTGGATCCTGGCTGGCCTGGCCCTGGTTGCCGCCCTGATCGAGCGCCCCTGGCAGCGCTGCTAG
- the deoC gene encoding deoxyribose-phosphate aldolase, with the protein MTMSPRRQDLPDLPPLIHQALLNPLLQEEELHNLCDASRQLGFGGVCVSLSHLEAVRQRLGGTGPVKLAATVGFPFGALPAELKQAEAEWAAAHGADALDVTPDWSALVNGRANAFAEELAAIAALDLPMTVVLDVNQLQDEQLALAAEAAMDAGAAALQAGNGFGPAVTPEQIKTLGQHTRGRCAIKAAGGIRALEQALDLVEAGARGLGTGHGPSLVQALRQER; encoded by the coding sequence ATGACCATGTCACCGCGGCGTCAGGACCTGCCGGACCTTCCCCCGCTGATCCACCAGGCCCTGCTCAACCCACTCCTCCAGGAGGAGGAGCTTCATAACCTCTGCGATGCCTCCAGACAGCTTGGATTCGGGGGCGTCTGCGTCAGCCTGAGCCACCTCGAGGCAGTGCGCCAGCGACTGGGGGGAACCGGACCAGTAAAACTGGCCGCCACGGTGGGATTCCCCTTCGGAGCACTACCGGCAGAACTGAAACAAGCGGAGGCGGAGTGGGCCGCCGCCCATGGCGCTGATGCTCTGGATGTCACACCCGATTGGTCCGCGCTGGTGAATGGCCGGGCCAATGCCTTCGCCGAAGAACTGGCTGCGATCGCGGCGCTGGATCTGCCCATGACGGTGGTTCTCGACGTCAATCAGCTCCAAGACGAACAGCTCGCTCTGGCGGCAGAAGCCGCCATGGATGCAGGTGCCGCCGCACTGCAGGCCGGCAACGGCTTCGGGCCCGCTGTCACACCCGAACAGATCAAAACCCTGGGGCAACACACGCGCGGGCGCTGTGCCATCAAGGCAGCCGGTGGAATCCGGGCGTTGGAGCAGGCCCTGGATCTGGTGGAAGCGGGTGCCAGGGGCCTGGGCACCGGCCATGGTCCGTCACTGGTGCAAGCACTGCGCCAGGAGCGATGA
- the hpf gene encoding ribosome hibernation-promoting factor, HPF/YfiA family, producing MKLLIHGRNLDITPALRDYTETKLDRAIHHFNDLVHEADVHLSVARNPRVPQQTAEVTVFANGTVIRAQERSENLYASIDLVASKLARQLRRFKDRTSDHHHSHGHRATETPATEAVLNDSPVEESLLDGKEAQLPNPGVRRKYFAMPAMSVDDARHQLDLIDHDFYLFRDRDSDELQVIYRRNHGGYGVIQARN from the coding sequence ATGAAGCTGTTGATCCATGGTCGCAACTTGGATATCACGCCCGCATTGCGGGATTACACCGAAACCAAGCTTGACCGGGCCATTCATCACTTCAACGATCTTGTTCATGAAGCGGATGTGCACCTCTCGGTAGCCCGCAACCCCAGAGTTCCGCAACAGACGGCTGAGGTCACGGTGTTTGCCAATGGCACCGTGATCCGGGCCCAGGAACGCAGCGAGAACCTCTACGCCAGCATTGATCTGGTGGCGAGCAAACTGGCCCGGCAGCTGCGTCGTTTCAAGGACCGTACCAGCGATCACCATCACAGCCACGGCCATCGCGCCACCGAAACCCCAGCCACCGAAGCGGTGCTCAACGACAGCCCTGTGGAGGAATCGCTGCTAGATGGCAAGGAAGCTCAGCTGCCGAACCCCGGCGTGCGGCGCAAGTATTTCGCCATGCCCGCCATGAGCGTCGATGACGCGCGCCATCAACTCGACCTGATTGATCACGACTTCTATCTGTTCCGCGACCGTGACAGTGATGAGCTGCAGGTGATCTACCGACGCAATCACGGTGGATACGGTGTGATCCAAGCTCGCAACTGA